One window of Strix aluco isolate bStrAlu1 chromosome 24, bStrAlu1.hap1, whole genome shotgun sequence genomic DNA carries:
- the LOC141934309 gene encoding alpha-2-macroglobulin-like protein 1, translated as MGSAAVLPCLLLCILHLTAGASAKPHYMVLFPSVFYYPYTGKVHVHLMDLDEPVRVTLHLASSHSVPNITLEEQDSDILQLNWPRFSNVSSPPEEVYEVAHLHVSIQGGSLEVSEQKKVLVKTLELGTLVQTDKDVYKPGETVKFRIVRFDQNFIPSNRQTIGLGSSGTAFSVTMSVEETGEGGNPPNTEGTLPLVTVQDPSGYPVGQWQEVNPQQGIVDLSFSLGAEPALGMYNIKVEGNRHFFSVKEYGLPHFEVLIQLPCVLTVKDEKIPLDVCGRYPSGKTFRGRAEVKLCQSQNYFYPKRSTRICAEFRGQSHPKEGRGAEQRLLGWSLGQDGQERDRQLHGRASYQPRGDKFAGSKGCRTEWREVLAAGRVAAGSPRMTADDTQGPGHRAAANVGDCLLQTGRNGCFSSEVPVSSFTMTTSFDYEIWLSASATMLEDGTGMRRNMTKSCKIKHATDSITFENIDKFYKPGMSCTGTMLLKGADGSALKEEEFLLVVEARGERQNKTLVTDRSGRASFELDTSRWSDVVSMRGDLKDDRPVSEHESEQYFNYRSVLRYLYPFPSDSKSFLKIHRVEKKLPCGQPQQLRVEYLFDEAAMGIELQKLDVVFLGSALWAWSLSPLLSHGPGLRGAFSLELPIGPKLAPTAKVLVYVVLPDSEMVADSTELKVEKCFANKVNLSFSEQRALVGSQLRLKLQAAPGSLCAIYAKDQRMQSSSARGKLNPITVRLEEPQCWAGPGLLGHGDSSFFLLSPILGEAGRDLAPAG; from the exons ATGGGGTCTGCAgctgtcctgccctgcctgctgctttgcATCCTACACCTCACAGCTGGAGCATCTGCAAAGCC ACACTAcatggtgctcttcccctccgtGTTCTACTACCCATACACGGGCAAAGTGCACGTCCACCTCATGGACCTGGATGAGCCCGTGCGGGTGACCCTCCACCTGGCAAGCAGCCACAGCGTTCCCAACATCACCCTGGAAGAGCAGGACAGCGATATCCTCCAGCTGAACTGGCCCcgcttctccaac GTTTCTAGCCCTCCTGAAGAGGTCTATGAGGTTGCGCATCTTCACGTCTCCATCCAAGGAGGTTCCCTGGAGGTCTCTGAGCAGAAGAAAGTACTGGTAAAAACCCTGGAGCTGGGGACCTTGGTGCAGACAGACAAGGATGTCTACaagcctggagaaactg TGAAGTTTCGAATTGTCCGTTTTGATCAAAACTTCATTCCCAGCAACAGGCAG ACGATCGGTCTTGGCAGCAGTGGCACAGCCTTCAGTGTCACTATGAGCGTGGAGGAGACGGGTGAGGGAGGGAATCCCCCAAACACCGAAGGgacg CTTCCCTTGGTGACTGTGCAG GACCCCAGTGGGTACCCCGTGGGGCAGTGGCAAGAGGTGAACCCGCAACAGGGCATCGTGGACCTGTCCTTCTCGCTGGGTGCAGAGCCAGCCCTGGGCATGTACAACATCAAGGTGGAGGGGAACAGGCACTTCTTCAGCGTGAAGGAATATG ggctgccccactTTGAGGTGCTGATCCAGCTGCCTTGTGTCTTGACGGTGAAGGATGAGAAGATCCCACTGGATGTCTGTGGGCG GTACCCATCTGGGAAAACTTTCCGGGGAAGGGCTGAGGTCAAGCTGTGCCAGtcccaaaattatttttacccGAAGAGATCTACGAGGATCTGTGCTGAGTTTAGGGGCCAG AGTCATCccaaagaggggagaggagctgagCAGAGGCTCTTGGGGTGGTCCTTGGGCCAGGATGGGCAGGAACGGGACAGGCAGCTGCATGGCAGAGCGTCGTATCAGCCGAGGGGGGACAAGTTTGCAGGATCCAAGGGTTGCAGGACAGAATGGAGGGAGGTATTGGCAGCGGGGCGAGTGGCAGCTGGGAGCCCGAGGATGACAGCAGATGACACTCAAGGGCCCGGCCACAGGGCTGCTGCTAATGTGGGTGACTGTCTCCTTCAGACGGGGAGGAACGGCTGCTTCTCCTCTGAGGTGCCAGTGTCTTCCTTCACCATGACCACCAGCTTCGACTATGAGATATGGCTCTCTGCCTCCGCAACGATGCTGGAGGATGGGACCG GGATGAGGCGTAACATGACCAAAAGCTGTAAGATTAAGCATGCAACGGACTCAATCACCTTTGAAAACATTGATAAATTCTACAAGCCGGGGATGTCCTGCACTGGGACG ATGCTGCTGAAGGGTGCCGATGGCTCTGCCCTGAAGGAGGAGGAGTTCCTGCTTGTGGTtgaagcaagaggagaaaggcaaaataaaaccctGGTCACAGACAGATCGGGGAGAGCCTCCTTTGAGCTGGACACCTCTCGTTGGAGTGATGTGGTCTCCATGCGT GGTGATCTCAAGGATGACCGTCCAGTCTCGGAGCATGAAAGCGAGCAGTATTTCAATTACCGAAGTGTCCTTCGCTATCTGTATCCCTTCCCTTCAGACAGCAAAAGTTTCCTGAAGATCCACAGGGTGGAAAAGAAGTTGCCCTGtggccagccccagcagctcagAGTGGAGTATTTGTTTGATGAGGCGGCCATGGGGATAGAGCTGCAGAAACTGGATGTGGTCTTCCTG ggctctgctctctgGGCCTGGTCCTTATCTCccctcctttcccatggcccAGGGCTGAGAGGCGCCTTCTCCCTGGAGCTGCCCATTGGCCCTAAGCTGGCACCCACGGCCAAGGTGCTGGTCTACGTGGTGCTGCCCGACAGTGAGATGGTGGCTGACAGCACCGAGCTCAAGGTGGAGAAGTGCTTCGCCAACAAG GTGAATCTGTCCTTCTCAGagcagagggctctggtgggCTCCCAGCTCCGCCTGAAGCTGCAGGCTGCCCCCGGGTCACTGTGTGCCATCTACGCCAAGGATCAACGCATGCAGTCCTCCAGTGCCAGGGGCAAACTCAACCCCATCACGGTGCGTCTGGAGGAACCTCAGTGCTGGGCTGGTCCTGGGCTGCTGGGGCATGGGGACAGCAGTTTCTTTCTGCTGTCACCCATTTTAGGGGAGGCTGGTAGGGACCTTGCCCCTGCAGGATGA
- the LOC141934400 gene encoding alpha-2-macroglobulin-like gives MQMDFLETWLWELVPAGEGGSAEVAVTVPDAITKWETGMFCMSPLGLGLAPATTLTAFKPFFVELALPYAVVRNEAFSLVATIFNYLRQCLRVQVTLMQSAELEVLPSADELYGGCICADEARTFRWGVRATSLGKVNVTVIANALRSEELCGTEMPVVPAQGHVDTETKLLMVQRPRPM, from the exons ATGCAGATGGATTTCTTGGAGACATGGCTATGGGAGCTGGTGCCTGCGGG GGAGGggggctctgcagaggtggcGGTGACGGTGCCTGATGCAATCACCAAGTGGGAAACTGGGATGTTCTGCATGTCCCCATTGGGCTTGGGGCTGGCCCCTGCCACCACCCTCACGGCCTTCAAGCCCTTCTTCGTGGAGCTGGCGCTGCCCTACGCCGTGGTCCGCAACGAAGCCTTCAGCCTTGTGGCCACCATCTTCAACTACCTGCGGCAGTGCCTGCGG GTTCAGGTGACGTTGATGCAGTCAGCAGAGCTGGAGGTGTTGCCAAGCGCGGATGAGCTGTACGGTGGTTGTATCTGTGCAGACGAAGCGAGGACCTTCCGATGGGGCGTGCGAGCCACCAGCCTGG GGAAGGTGAATGTCACCGTCATCGCCAATGCCCTGCGCTCCGAGGAGCTCTGCGGCACTGAGATGCCTGTGGTGCCAGCCCAGGGGCATGTGGACACCGAGACAAAACTCCTGATGGTGCAG